The Ectothiorhodospiraceae bacterium BW-2 nucleotide sequence ATCTGGCGGAGAAGCGGCTTAACTTTATAGCCAAACTCTACCGCCAACTGGGAGAACAGAAGATCGATGTCGTAATTCAACGCCGCCAGCCGAAACTTATCGACCGCATCGCCACCGAACAGGGGATATTACTGTGCCAACGCCACTAACCGAAACCATTAGCAAAATCGCCCGTCTGTTTGAAAGTTGTGATAACGACTATCAACTGCTTCAGGATGCCACAATAGATGAGACGTGGTTCGATGACTACAATAACCAGCGTCTTGTGAGCGGAGGGGTAGAGTAGTGCTGCCCTCGATTATTAATCGCCAAATCGATAGTGAACTGCGACAATTTTTGCGCCATGCGTTTCGGATGGGCTCACCGCTGTTTCGTCGTGCCGATGGCAGCACCGCCATGGATGAGTTTTTGGCGACCGAAGGGCTACTGGCTAAAGGTCCCTATGTTTCACTGCAGTTACCGTTTCGCATCAGCGCACTCCCGCTCGACTACTTTGCCAATTTTCAACTGCCGTTTGCCCCCTATCAACATCAGGCAATCGCCTATGAACGGTTAAGCCGGCCACAGCCGTTATCGACTTTAGTCGCTACCGGTACCGGCTCGGGTAAGACCGAGTGCTTTCTCTACCCGATTCTCAACTACTGTGCTAACCATAAAGCGCCGGGGATTAAGGCGATTATCATCTATCCGATGAATGCGCTGGCAACCGATCAGGCCAAGCGCTTTGCTAAAGAGGTGTTTAATAATCCCGGACTCAAAAACAGAGTCACCGTCGGCCTCTATGTGGGACAGGAGGATGCCGACAAAACCCAATCGATGCAACCGGAAAAGGTGATTACCGATAAAGAGACGCTGCGCCAATACCCGCCCGATATTCTGCTGACTAACTATAAAATGCTCGACTACCTGCTACTACGACCGCAGGACCAACCGCTGTGGCAACACAATACCCCGGAGACACTGCAATATATTGTCGTCGATGAGCTGCACACTTTTGACGGCGCTCAGGGAACCGATTTGGCCTGTCTGTTGCGGCGGCTGAAACATCGACTGCAGTCACCGACCGATCATATCGCCGTTGTGGGTACTTCGGCGACGGTCGGTAACAGCAGTGCGGCACTGATTGACTACGCCTCAGATATTTTTGATGCCCGCTTTGATGCCGAGGCAGTGATTAACGAAGATCGTTACAGTGCCGCCGAGTATCTGAGTCAGGAGTCACTCCACTTCTTCTCCTATCCTGCGCCTGATGCGTTGCCCGACTGGCACGATGATCACTCGCTACAGCACTATATTAACCAATCTATCGCCTGCTGGTTTGAGGAAGATTTAGCCATTGATGCGGATTGGGAGTCCGATGCGGGGCGTGCTGGGCGAATTAAACTGGGCGAAAAGCTAAAGCAGCACCGCTTTTTTCACCATCTGCTGCATAAATTGGCAGGGCAAGCGGTCGCGCTGGAAGCGTTAGCGCAAGATATGATTCATGGTCAGCACTACGCATTGAGTCAGCGCTTAAAGGTGGTTGAAAACTTTTGTGCCCTGATTTCAGTGGCCCGATTAGCGGTCAATGAGAGCGAAGCTGTGTTACAACAGCGAATACAACAGGGCAAACCGCGACCGGTTCTGCCTCTGTTGCAAGTGCGTTTTCAGCATTGGGTGCGAGAGTTACGGCGAATGGTGGCTACTCTGGGACAGCAACGGGTGGAGGGCTTCGTGGCTGAACCGCAACTGCTGTTTAGTGACGATTTGGCCACAGATACCGATCAAATTAAATACCTGCCGGTGATCCACTGCCGTGACTGCCATGCGACCGGCTGGGGTGGGGTATTGCAGAGCGACTCCGATACACATATCGAGGACGATTTGCCGCTCTTTTATCAACTCTATTTTGAACATCGTCCCGAAGCGGTGCTTTTGTTCCCGATAGCGGAGGAGATTATCGGCCAGGCGTTAACCAAACTGGGTCAGGTATACCGGCTCTGCCCGCAATGTTTACGGCTGAATACGACTCAACAGAACAGCTGTGTCAGCTGTCATCACGAACCTCTGCTTAGTCTGTTTCTCTATAACGACTCGAATCTAAGAAGTAGTGGTGGTGCTACATCATTAGTGGCGAATCATAACTGCCCCTTTTGCCGTAGCGAACATGGCTTAAGTATTATCGGTGCCCGGGTTGCCAGTCTGCTCAGTGTGATGGCGCAGAATCTGTTTGGTTCACGCTTTAATAGTGATAAACAGCTGATTACCTTTAACGACTCGGTGCAGGATGCGGCTCATCGCGCCGGGTTTATCACTGCGCGTGCCTATCCGTTACTGATTCGATCCTTTTTTGCTAAAGTGATTCAACACGCCCCTAATGAGATATCGTTATCACAACTGGCGATTCGGGTGGGTGAAGAGGCGTTATCGGGTGCCGGCAGTGAAGAGAACTTTGTCGGCACCTTTATCGCCCCCGATATGCAGTGGCAGTGGCACTATAAGGAGCTGACCCATCGCCAAAAATTGCCGGAAAAGAGTCCTTTGGTCAAACGGGTTAAACAGCGGCTGGCGTGGGAGCTGCTGGTTGAGATGGGGTTGAGATCCGTCATCGGTCGATCGCTGTTGCGCTCCGGTTCTGCCGCTGTCACGCCCTCGTTGCCGCTACTGGACAAAGCGTGTCTCGATATCCACGCCGCGTTAACGGAAGAGATTGGGAGGCTGAACAGCTTATCAGTCGAGCGGGTAGAGCTGTTTGTGGTCGGGATAGTGCAACTGCTTTTGAGTCGGGGGGCGATCTATCATCCGCTGCTGAAAACTTTTATTCAGCAGGGCGGAAATAGCTACCGGCTCAGTCGGGTAGGCGATAACGGCTACTTTATGCCCAATTATGGGCCGAGATCCCGCCTGCCGCGTTTTTTAAGTGTGGCTAAACTCTCTGCCCAATTTGATTCAGTGCAAGGGAAGCAGAGCCTCAATGCCCCCTATCTGAACTGGTTTAAGAAGAGTATTGCGGTGGATAGCTCGGTTTTGGCCTCAGGTTCTGCCGATTTGGTCTATCGAAGAGCCTTAGCGATACTGCATAAGCAGGGTCTTCTAGCAACTGAGGCGTATAGAGGCGAACCGGTTTACGGTCTCAACCCTGATCATTTGCAGATTAATCGTCAGCCGATCTCATTGCGTTGTGACCATTGTCACATTGAGCAAATAGTTGCCGCCGATTTACGCGCTTATTGGCAAAAAGCCCCTTGTTTGGTAAACAGTTGTAGCGGTGAACTGATCCCTAGTGATGAAGCTGTGCCGTCCGGTCGCTGGGAGCAGTTACAGAGTGTGCGGATTAACGGTTTTGAACACACCGGACTATTAGATCGCCCGTTACGGGAACAGATTGAGCAGTCGTTTATTAAGGGTAAACAGGTTTGGGATCTTAATCTGCTCTCGGCAACGCCAACACTGGAGATGGGGATCGATATTGGTGATCTCTCTACTGTTGCCTTAAGTTCGGTACCGCCGGCGCAATCGAACTATCTGCAACGCATCGGCAGGGCAGGACGGCGCGATGGCAATGCCTACAACATCACCTTTACCGAGGCTCAACCGCACGATCTCTACTATTTTGAAGATCCGCTACAGATGATTCAGGGCGATGTCGAACCGCCCGGGGTTTTTTTAGGTGCGATTGCGGTGTTGGAGCGGCAGTTAACCGCGTTCTGTTTTGATCGCTGGATAGCAACCGGGGTGGATGAGTCGA carries:
- a CDS encoding DEAD/DEAH box helicase yields the protein MLPSIINRQIDSELRQFLRHAFRMGSPLFRRADGSTAMDEFLATEGLLAKGPYVSLQLPFRISALPLDYFANFQLPFAPYQHQAIAYERLSRPQPLSTLVATGTGSGKTECFLYPILNYCANHKAPGIKAIIIYPMNALATDQAKRFAKEVFNNPGLKNRVTVGLYVGQEDADKTQSMQPEKVITDKETLRQYPPDILLTNYKMLDYLLLRPQDQPLWQHNTPETLQYIVVDELHTFDGAQGTDLACLLRRLKHRLQSPTDHIAVVGTSATVGNSSAALIDYASDIFDARFDAEAVINEDRYSAAEYLSQESLHFFSYPAPDALPDWHDDHSLQHYINQSIACWFEEDLAIDADWESDAGRAGRIKLGEKLKQHRFFHHLLHKLAGQAVALEALAQDMIHGQHYALSQRLKVVENFCALISVARLAVNESEAVLQQRIQQGKPRPVLPLLQVRFQHWVRELRRMVATLGQQRVEGFVAEPQLLFSDDLATDTDQIKYLPVIHCRDCHATGWGGVLQSDSDTHIEDDLPLFYQLYFEHRPEAVLLFPIAEEIIGQALTKLGQVYRLCPQCLRLNTTQQNSCVSCHHEPLLSLFLYNDSNLRSSGGATSLVANHNCPFCRSEHGLSIIGARVASLLSVMAQNLFGSRFNSDKQLITFNDSVQDAAHRAGFITARAYPLLIRSFFAKVIQHAPNEISLSQLAIRVGEEALSGAGSEENFVGTFIAPDMQWQWHYKELTHRQKLPEKSPLVKRVKQRLAWELLVEMGLRSVIGRSLLRSGSAAVTPSLPLLDKACLDIHAALTEEIGRLNSLSVERVELFVVGIVQLLLSRGAIYHPLLKTFIQQGGNSYRLSRVGDNGYFMPNYGPRSRLPRFLSVAKLSAQFDSVQGKQSLNAPYLNWFKKSIAVDSSVLASGSADLVYRRALAILHKQGLLATEAYRGEPVYGLNPDHLQINRQPISLRCDHCHIEQIVAADLRAYWQKAPCLVNSCSGELIPSDEAVPSGRWEQLQSVRINGFEHTGLLDRPLREQIEQSFIKGKQVWDLNLLSATPTLEMGIDIGDLSTVALSSVPPAQSNYLQRIGRAGRRDGNAYNITFTEAQPHDLYYFEDPLQMIQGDVEPPGVFLGAIAVLERQLTAFCFDRWIATGVDESMIPKSVRELLNSVEGGQTHHFPFLWFDFIERHQGALLEAFVQLFENLDREAIAHLSRFIRGGGGEEYSLSWRIRNRLQQLIKERASLNARVKKIDNQVAKLAKAVIQESDHEEKVEALQGERTALRALIRSMNSKQTLNFFTDEGLLPNYTFPEEGVTIRSILWRKREADESSTDGTQFIRTTYEYERPSASAIAELAPDNYFYAGGHKVEIEQVDLKLSEIENWKICDNCHYAENIDITKDLLTTCPKCQSVTWGDSGQKTQMVKLRQVYARTPEQDARISDDSDNREPKFYKRQMLVSYEPADLLQAYKIDCDDLPFGFDFLKKVNIKDINFGVPDSQCQESAFAGDKAKRSGFYICNQCGMVKTRKRNKIKHDLTCPYHDDLEKAEDPANFIHCLYLYRELASEAIRMVLPVSSYRADSANEASFAAAIQLGIKHYFKGSIDHIRATTYSEPLNEGGRIYYLVIYDSIPGGTGYLKELMRDPQNLFALIEKAFVVLDSCGCNQDPLRDGCYHCLYAYRDRYNRLKISRDLAKKLMLSILENRQYLVEVASLAEVNPNVLLESELEQKFIDTLKLYSAEWRVSNSTVNGKNGYLLTVGTKDKLSVAWKIEPQVNLDSQQGVDIASKPDFILWPVKTDATIKPIALFLDGYEFHRDIVADDANKRLAIAQSGKFMVWTLYWDDLESDNGDHLKAYLNQYQNKMVRDLLGSTIGDKHYAQWQTVHNNKNSFSLLIDILKEPPAALSRLTGCAVAHTLCWLSADGRSDMNTDIAHKLAWEMRENAPPNRVDELLPDEPFWFGGLLDSLQSSEKLVEIATSITLSAFGQAHFSQSDADLAYLSHHLKTHICFDDRDNQHPGYKAALIGYWKLINILQLLDNISWCSRTSVKNGASSFALETSREARIDAAKQPEPSSEKSAAWQSCLDETLLSGEIERFYASKLPIPEVGYELTLNSVVVAEAELAWEAKKVAVFAPTTAESEIEHFKQQGWSCLSDPVHSGLIEQLEQLLGVN